The sequence ACagtattttctttattcaaaaaaaGATCCATACATCAGGTGTCAGAACTTACCTCTGAAGCTCAGTGCAGAATATGTCTGGATAGGTAGAGTGATCCTACACAGAGATGGgggaaaatatattacaaataaatattgaTGTAACATTATAATTGGAAAAATAATggaaatactacatttgtagatgtttctaaaatatatatttttaatcaattCTTTTTTATTGTTCCACAACCCCTGTAGATCATTACACCCCAACGTCTTTTTTTGGGAGCTCTGCAAGAAGCCCTGCTGTCAATGTGCTCACTATCCTCCTGGTCTGCCTTTAAAAAAGTATAGATCACTGATTGGCAAGGGTAGGAAACAGGGTATTTACTAACCTGCACACAGTATAATAGGGTGCGCAGAGTTTAGTTTAAAACAGTTGAGTTTGAAACATAGCGAATTTGTAGAATGTTTTCATTTCGCCTATTACAGTATAATATTTGAAATTCTTTGGTGAATTTTGAACACTCCATCTTTTAGTGAATAGGTCATAAAGCTCTATGGATGTCTTTTTCAGCAGCCTCTCTGGTGGAGGAAAGGCACTCTTTTACTAAAAATGAAAATACTACAATGTAACTGTTTTACTTTCTAGTTGAAAGTTAAGTTATTTTAAGAGCATATGATATCCCTTTCCATATTTGGTACTACTGTACCTATAATATTAGGAAATGTAAAATGAATGCAGTTATTAGGGCAAACTGTGCTGCCAGTATCTACAGGACAAGAACCATTGCTTCTTTAACCCACCTGCTCTCCTCGCCTTCCAGCAGCTTCCTGTATGTGGCAATCTCAACGTCCAGAGCCATTTTGACATTTAGGAGATCTTGATACTCCCGAAGGTGTCTTGCCATATCATCCTTCAGGTTACGGATTTCTTCCTCCAGTCTGGAGATAGTTTCTTGGTACCCAGAAGCCTCCCCACCGAATCGCTCCTCCAGGTCCCTCATCTGACGGAGCAGTGAGTCATTCTACAAATGAAGAGTAAAAAGTGAGAATCGCAATTGTTATTAATTGTTATTAACCCTGTGAGTATGCaactgttttttggggttttttttgtcaatcattgtTTTATTGAGGAAAGTTTACAAGCTTTTCGATTTCACATAGTATGTTGAGATAAAGCATATCTGTATAACATCGACAGAAACATTCAACATTAGCaggccttttttctttttcttttgcagtGCGTGTGTCAGTTGGGTTTGTGCGTTATGAGTGGTGTCTGTTGGTCTTGATTGGTGTAGGTACCTCATAGGTGGATGGTGTTCTGTATGCAATAGCGGGCTAGTCTGTTAGCAGTCCATCCTCGGTTTGGACTCCCGGTCTGGTTGTTGGAGGTGATGTTGGGCTCATCCGGGTGTGGGCTCAGTCCCAGTGTTTGAAGAAACGCTGCAGCATCCGTTATGGAGGTGAGTCTCAACTCTCTGCCGTCCGTTGTTGTAGCCGTAAGGGCTCTCGGTAGAGTCCATCAATACTACAATCCGACTTCCTGCAATTGGCTCGTGACTGGGCCCAGAGACCTCTGCCATTGTAGGATATTCCTGGTGAGCTCTTgaaaatttttttaatttggcatattcAAAGTCCAATGGCGTTTTGCCCCTCGCTGCTGCAAGAATGTGGTTCCTGTCTGTCACGGAATAGTAGCGTACAATTACGTCACGGGTGGCATCAAATGGAGCCTGTTGGGACTTATTTATCCTGTAGCAGCCCTCTAACTGAATTTGTTTGGCCTGTGAATGAGGTAAGAGTGAGGTGCTGTATATTTCTGCGGCAGCTCATGTGCCTGAGTACCGCAGGTAGGCCCCGGATGTGCGGCTAGCCTTCTTACCCGTTTTTGGGTATAAGAAAGGCATGGGGCTCTCTGGTCTAGTATGTCTGGTCTGGTGGCGGTTGGGGGTCCGATGGCTGCAGGGTACCCTAGATTATTTCAGATTAGTTTATTACTGCCCAGAGCCATGGGAAGATGCGTATGGTAGGCTCTGGCGCTAAGCTCTGCCTGAGTGTGCAACTGTTAATACAAAATCTGTGAACTACAAAACTTCATGAGTTGATtacattttttgaccttttatgaTTCTCATGGTATAGATTAGAAAAGGAGCCCAATACAATAAATGTGATAATAACAAACAGTAATTACATAAATTCCAATTACTGATAGAATCAATCAGTCCAATACCAGATATAGCTTGTGGAACCGACTACTAGGTAAGGCACTTCATGTAGTTTGCTTTACCATTGGTCTTCATTGCCGCCCACCTGAGAACCATTAGCACTTCAAGCTATGGATATTGATATATCAGGTACCAGCGCCTCTCTGCTCCACCAATTGGACTTGTGTGCATTTCCTTGATTAGATGGGTGCTTAGTATCACACCATGAGCACAGATGGATCTTAATTAACCGATTTTCATAAATGTATAGATACACAGAGAGACATCCCTGGGTTTAAGTTATTGACCCATATTTGAACTACAAAAAGCTAAGTTTGCACAGTGCCTGTGGCTTGAGGCTTAGTCACTACAGGCAAATAGGCACGGCAAATCTATTTTTCTGATATTTTAATAGATACTTACAGTTCCTTTGAGTGCATCAATTTCACAGGTGTAAGACTGAATTTGGTGGCGGTACTCCATCATTTCCTGCTTGGCCTGGCGTAGAGAATCGTTGTTCTTTTGAGCAGCCTGGTTGAGGTCAGAAACCTGTAAGTAAAGTAATACAAATGCACCGTTGAAGCCAAATAAAAGGAAAAGTGGAAACTGTGTTTTCAAGATCAAGGAAGATGAGTCGAAGGTTGGCCACATTTGTTGGTTCAAGCTGACAGGCTAATATTAACTAAATTTGAGGGTACATGAAGATCTGAGAAAGAGCTAAGATGAAAATGAGACAGTTATCAAGATGGTTTTAGCTTCAATATGAAATTatgtagcttaaagggacattaaagtcactcagaccacttcatctcaatgaaatgggCCAAGTTCAGCGGCCCTTGTGAAGACAATCAGAAACATTCCAAAATATAGACAAGCTTAATATATTTACACTTAGGATGTATCCAAACAATAAGATAAATACATATGGACCCCATAATGATGTCCAAGTCAATGTAATGTTCCATGATAGAGCTTTGTCTTACCTTGGACTTGTACCAGTCCTCAGCCTCTGAAATGTTCTTAGCAGCGATATTCTCGTATTGAGAACGGATGTCTCTTAGAGCTGCTGTCAAGTCTGGTTTGGAAACATCAAGTTCCACTTGTACATGTTGTTCTTGTAATTGGGCTTGCAAATCTCGAATTTCCTGCAATAGTAAAATAGTTACATCACTCCATTGCTACAAATATTCAGTCTGTCGGATATATGTAGCCTTGACCATTCAACTGATGTTGGCCTACACTCTCCAGAATTCTGAAATGGAATTCTACCACAACTAAAATAGTTGAGAAGGTTGGATAACCCCAGCCTAAACTCGTGAATAAGATAAATGCAAGAGTGTGGTTTCAGGGATATGTAGCCTTGACCATTCAACTGATGTTGATCTACACTTTCCAGAATCCTGAGATGTAAATCTACCTACACTCTAAAAGAATTGAGAAGGTTGGATAGCGCCGGCCTAAACTTATAATTAAGACAAATGCAAGAGTATGAGTCACTCATTTCTTGTTAACTCATTTCTGATATAACTTATTTGAGAATTTTGCTCATCCACACAGTGTGGTTTTTGGGTTGTCTGTGACTCCTCTTACCTCCTCGTGaatcttcttcaggaaagcaattTCCTCCTGCAGGGATTCAATGCGTCTTTCTAAGTCTATGCGGGCCAAGGTTGCAGCATCAACATCCTGATGAAGGAAGCCAAAACATATTGCGTTTAATTTGtaggaaaaagaaagaataaaaaaaagcaataagagtTTGTTTCATGCGGTACAGAGGAAGAACAAAGATTTATTGAAGATTAGAGAGGTAAGGGAGAAGAATGAAAAGGTAGCGCATTCAATGATCACAGGGAATGATTATTGCTTACAGAGACACAGCAATTCTTACCCCTCGGAATGCGGACAGATTATTCTCGGCCTCTTCTTTCAGCTGAATCTCCTCCTGCAATCTAAGAAATAGAATCCCAATTAAGGTGCATGCTAAAAGTAAACTCTGCTTTAAACACAGTGTCCTAAGTGTCATTACGATGTAGAGCTACATAGATAGCGTTCCTTGAGTGAAGCCGATTAAAGTAGTAAAAGGGACAGTTATTAGAATTGTACTTTTTCTCAGCAATTTCAAAAATAGAAATAGTTACATTTCCTGGTTTACTAGAAGGCTTGCACACCAAACAGTCCAGATGAAAGAACTGCAGTGTTCTCCAGCCTTTTataattgttttcattttattagtATCGTTAATTGATAGGGATATCGTTTAAAAGAGATGCACAGTGCTGAATTCGTCAATCTCAACAGATTAGTAAAACTTTTTCTAGAAATAAAGCTGACATTAAACGTCTTTACTTTATTGGGTGCCAACAGCAATGCCACGACTCTGTGCTCAGCTGACATTTGAGACGCACTTAAAATATTTCAGTATCAAACATGCATTATTTTTGCAGGTTTCAGCTGCCAAAAACCTTCATATAATTGGCATCTGCGTGCTCCGAAGGACTTTTTCCCCCTGGTCATTGACAGGCTCAAACTTAAAATGTTACGTTTGTTTTGGCACCAGTAATTTCCTATGAAACCTATTTTTATGAGTTTACACAAATCCTGAAACCAAGTCGGAGTCCATAACATGAAGTAATTTCATGTTGGATGTCAGAGGCAAAAAACTAAAACCTTTGACCTTTCGAGCACTAAAAGGATAAGTATTACATAGCAGATCATTGGCACTCAGTATCTAAACCATGTTGTGCCAAGGTACTATTAAACTCGTGTATCACAGCAACCACCGTTACTCTTCACGTGCtcgttattttaaccccttaaggacacatgacatgtgtgacatgtcatgattcccttttattccagaagtatggtccttaaggggttaaactttttgATGCCAGTGCTGCACGCAACTTGCTGTAACATAATGTGAGCGTTGgatgtgttaaaaatacattaaacaagCCACGTAGTACTGGAGTGATGTATGTCACTGCTCTTAATTAGACAATAACATCTCTTTTACAATAATAGAAATTACTTCGAGGAAAGAAGaatgtgacatttttatttatttatttactttttcagtGGGGCTAGAAATCTCCAATCTCTTTTGAGGAATAGTGGTAAATCattgctgaactgaaaaaaatattcaaCTTTTCCTTCTAAGCTATTTTTGACTCAGATTCGcaattgcatagttacatagctggaaaGAAACGTgtgcatcaagtttagccttcctcacatctgtttttgccgtTGATCCAATTTGCCAGAATTTCTTCTTTAATTAGTAAATCTTAAGTAACTCATTAATAGCTCACTCTTAAAGAATACAACGGGTGATCAGATGCTAGCATTTCTTTaatagaatttaaccccttaaggaccaaacttctggaataaaagggaatcatgacatgtcacacatgtcatgtgtccttaaggggttaaagaagtggagggttggctttaaatttaaaaatgcaaaGTCAAAACAGGGCAAAACACAGGGAGGATATAATATTAGGAAGAGGAACAGACTGAGCCTGTGCTCTCCTATTATGGTAATAGGAATAGGAATAAATATCTCTGTATCCGCTCCTTACTGCAGGAACAATTATGAGATCACGCCAAGAAATGTGTCATGTTCCCTGTGAGAATACTGTTCCCAACTTCTTCTAGCAAAAGATTGGTAAGTTGGAGTCTGTTGTAAGCTTTGGACTATCGGTTTCCCTAAgctaaaatggtttcattttcaaacagatgttaacttactttatatgtttttatctcctgctctgtaaattgagctctaaacacacacaggaggctcttaaCTCAAAGGCCCTTAACATCAAATTaaacaggaagtgtaaacattagattactctttacaggaagtgtttaggaaacatGAGCACCGCTGATGTTAAAAGGTTCATTCAAGTGTGCTGTAGCAAGTATGAAGTGAGGAGTACCCTGGCCAGATGACCACTCCCTGTCATTGATTGACATTCTATGCACAGGAATATGCACAGATATGACATTAGAGAGTCCGGAACTCTAGTTACAGACTGACCGATGATAACCCAGTGACGCTGCCGTAGGTGGAGCtacacctccggcagcagagGGGTAAATCTCCATATGTGTTTCATAGTGAAATGcttcacatacagactccaggcaccatcaccacttcaaataactaaagtggtcatgatgcttggagaAACACTTCAAGTGGTAAATGTGACAAAGTCAGCGCCCCTGATAAAAACAGACCTGCTAACTTCTCTGATATTGGTCTGATATTGGAGAGGAATCAATGAAAATCGGGTGTTACATGGCAGCACTATGTGCCTTTTGACTTGACAGCCCTGTGTAAATGAGAAGAGGTTGCGTAGAAATACAAAGCTTTTGTACTTGACTTTTCAGCAGACAGATTGTTATGTATGAGAGTGTATGTCTCAGATTGGAGAGGCCTGTGCGATAGAAATACAGTCTGTACCTCAGAATCACAAATTCAACTATAATTCAAGATTAATTCCAAATCTTAGACCAAACTATCTGGATAGAAATTAAGGCTGATTTGGAGAATTGTTCAAATACGTCATAAAATGTGACTACTTTTGATATTTAAAATGTACTAGCAGACTGTGTGAGGCCTGTGTCACACTCTATATAATATTACTGGACCACATAtgactgttctgagaaattgtagGTGACAATAATATTTATGCAACTGAAATATAATTTAGATTGAAGAACAATGTAcagcatcttatttacacagactgatttctaaacacatttattgcagtctagagacacattactgggagtattattgctgtggggctctgttatacactcagacacattactgggagtattattgccgtggagctctattatacactcagacacattactggtagtattattgttgtgaagctctgttatacacccagacacattactgggagtattattgctgtggagctctgttatacacacagacacattactgggagtattattgccgtggagctctattatgcactcagacacattactggtagtattattgttgtgaagctctgttatacacccagacacattactgggagtattattgctgtggagctctgttatacacccagacacattactgggagtattattgctgtggagctctgttatacactcagacacattactgggagtattattgctgtgaagctctgttatacactcagacacattactgtgagtattattgctgtggagctctgttatacactcagacacattactattactaggagtattattgctgtggagctctgttatacactcagacacattactgggagtattattgctgtggagctctattatacactcagacacattactgggagtattattgctgtggagttctgttatacactcagacacattactgggagtattattgctgtggggctctgttatacactcagacacattactgggagtattattgctgtggagctctgttatacactcagacacattactgggagtattattgctgtggggctctgttatacactcggacacattactgggagtgttattgctgtggagctctgttatacactcagacacattactgggactattattgctgtggggctctgttattcactcagacacattactgggagtattattactgtggagctctgttatacactcagacacattacttggagtattattgctgtggggctctgttatacactcagacacattactgggagtattattgctgtgtggctctgttatacacttagacacattactgggagtattattattgtggagctctgttatacagtcagacacattactggaagtattattgctgttgagctctgttatacactcagacacattactgggagtattattgctgtggagctctgttatacactcagacacattactgggagtattattgctgtggagctctgttatacactcagacacattactgggagtattattactgtggagctctgttatacactcagtcacattactgggactattattgctgtggggctctgttatacactcagacacattacttggagtattattgctgtggggctctgttatacactcagacacattactgggagtattattgctgtggggctctgttatacactcagacacattactgggagtattatagctgtggagctctgttatacactcagacacattactgggagtattatagctgtggagctctgttatacactcagacacattactgggagtattattgctgtggggctctgttatacactcagacacattactgggagtattattgctgtggagctctgttatacactcagacacattactgggagtattattgctgtggggctctgttatacactcagacacattactgggagtattattactgtggagctctgtcatacactcagacacaacaacTATACGGAgttctgtatcacactgtatgtAGCAGTACTATGCCGCAGAGTGTGTGAGGCCTGTATCACAATGTATATTGCAGTACTATACCGAAGAGTTTGTGAGGCCtgtattacactgtatgtagCAGTACTATACCACAGAGAGTGTGAGGCCTGTATCACACTGTAAATACCGCAGAGTGTGTGAGGCctgtatcacactgtatatagGAGTACTATACCGCAGAGTGTGTGAGGCCTGTATCAAACTGTATATAGGAGTACTATACCACAGAGAGTGTGATGCCtgtattacactgtatatagGAGTACTATACCACAGAGTGTGTGAGGCCtgtattacactgtatatagGAGTACTATACCACAGAGTGTGTGAGGCCtctatcacactgtatatatcagtaCTATACCGCAAGGTGTGTGTGAGGCCTGTATTACATTGTATATAGGAGTACTATACCACAGAGTGTGTGAGGCCTCTATCACACTGTATATAGGAGTTCTGTACCGCAGAGTGTGTGAGGCCGGTATCACATTGTATATAGGAGAACTATACCACAGAGTGTGTGAGGCCtgtattacactgtatatagGAGTACTATACCACAGAGTGTGTGAGGCCGGTATCACACTGTATATAGGAGTACTATACCACAGAGTGTGTGAGGCCTCTATCACACTGTATATAGGAGTTCTGTACCGCAGAGTGTGTGAGGCCGGTATCACATTGTATATAGGAGAACTATACCACAGAGTGTGTGAGGCCtgtattacactgtatatagGAGTACTATACCACAGAGTGTGTGAGGCCTCTATCACACTGTATATAGGAGTACTGTACCGCAGAGTGTGTGAGGCCGGTATCACACTGTATATAGGAGTACTATACCACAGAGTGTGTGAGGCCTCTATCACACTGTATATAGGAGTTCTGTACCGCAGAGTGTGTGAGGCCGGTATCACATTGTATATAGGAGAACTATACCACAGAGTGTGTGAGGCCtgtattacactgtatatagGAGTACTATACCACAGAGTGTGTGAGGCCTCTATCACACTGTATATAGCAGTACTATACCGCAGTGTGTGTGAGGCctgtatcacactgtatatagGAGTACTATACGGCATACTGTGTGATACCTTTATCATACTGAATGCAGAATTACTATACCACAGAGTGCAAGAGGCCTGTTTCACTGTATATAGGAGTGCTACACCGCAAAGTGTGTGAGGCCTCTATCACACTGTATATAGCAGTACTATACTGGAGCACATGCATACTGCCTGTCACAAAGTATACATAGATCCTGAACTGCACATTGTATTAACCTTGTGTAACATTGTATTTATTAGGTTGGATTCAGTTTTGATTAGAATTTACTCTGAACTGTTTATGCAAGATTTATACAAGGTTTGAGGGTCACAACACCAATAAGAGATAGATCGCCAAGTTTAAAATACAAAGTTACATAAAATCATTTACACCAGCAACTTAATAGGGGAATGACACAAAGTCTCTGTCACTGGTGGATCCTTTGTCAAAGAGAGAGACCCTTATATGGGCAGTCCTGAGATATGAGAAACATAtccgagggagggggggggggggggagagagagaagaattTTAGGCAACAGACAGTGAGAATATTAGGCAGGGAAGGAAAGAAAGAGCTGACTGTGATTGTTAGAGAATGAGACAGACGTACAGTGAGCTCAAACTCTTTCTTTATGAACTCTGAAGGCTTTTTCACATGTACAGCATATAGACAGCTGTTGGAAAATATAAaggtaaatgctaccttttccgTTTATTGTTCTACCTTTTTCATGGTGTCACCTAAAGTATTTGCCTtcacaatatattattattggtaAATTTGATCTTTTCCCTATCCTCCTCAGTGATCTATTCCCACATTGCCTACTTCATATCTTTCACCTCCTCAAGCCTCTCTTAGCATCTCCTATCCTTCTTAGAGTATCTAAACATCCTCTTCCCAGGGTCCACTCACCTTTGTTTGAGTTTCTGAAGGTCATCAATGTAATTGTCCCTTTCCACTTCGACTCGCGCCCTCTGATTTGTCAGGATGTCTACTTGGCGACGCAGCTCTCTCATTTCTTCCTCGTACAGCTCACTGACCCTTGTTGGCTCCTTGCCCTTGATCCGGTTCACTTCGTTTACCAGGATCTGGTTCTGCTGCTCCAGGTACCGCACTTTCTCAATATAGTTGACAAATCTGTCATTCAGTTCCTGCAACTCCACTTTTTCATTGGTTCTGGTCTGCAGAAACTCTTGGTTCATGGCATCGGCGAGGCTGAAGTCCAGAACGTCTGCGGAATAGTTGCTTCTAGCTGGGGTCAACCTTGATGCCTTGAAACTGGAGTAAGATGGGGATGCCGCAGATTGGGAAACTTGGTAGACTCTGGAGGACAACGAGCTGGAGGCACCTGATTTAGCCCCATAGGAGGACCTGGTAAAAGATGGAGATCCTCCACCAAAAGCACGACGGTAAGAGGAAACCCTCTGGGTACTTGAGTAGCTTCGGCTCATGATTGCTGATGGGTGTTATGCTGAGAGCCTGGTAAATGTGGCTCTGGGTATATGATAATCCTGTGGCTGGATTGAGTTGAGTCGAGACAGAAAGCCCAGGGACTTCACTATTTGAATGTCCAGTGACATCAGATACCTCCCCCTCCTTGTGAAGCCCACCTACTTGCATGACATCTACTCCCTttacatcacatacacacaggctaGAGAGTCAGGGACACTTGTCCTAACAGCTGCAGTTTGTCCTAGAGACAGCAAGTATAACAAGGACGATGGGAATTGGGTGAAAAGTAAAAAGGATCGGAGAAACTGCAATCCCACCGCACATTTATACAGTTTTGTTTGCCATAAAACAAGGTTAATTGAATTTTGTTTAAATCCTAGAGGATATTTCATGTTATTCTTTATAATCCTTTGCACAGATGGAGTTACGCTCGGAACTACAAATAGCTTTGGAAATCTCTTTGTGAATTTAAGTTCTGATAATGCAGCTAGATGTTACAGTGTGGATGATATAATCTaagataacaaaaaaagaaacacagtTTATCAATAATAGAATACTCTTTACATAGGGGTTCGCCCAGTGAACACTGAATTATAGTGAATGTGAACGCAAATAGCCAAGGTGTAATTATCACAGAGCTGGATCATATTTGGACATCAACATGTTTTGCTAAAATATGTCTTAACTGAACAAAACTTCTAGGTACATTGTTAGGGTATTGTTGAACGAAACTATGCCAAAATTAGGTTCGTTCATAAATGAGACAAATTGCCCGAATCCAAATCCTTTTTCAGGTGTGGTTTAAAAGGATTTCAATTCAGACGATTCAGCTCATTTATAACCAGATTTTCTAAATCAATGTGTTTAATGATTACCCTGACTTTCATTCAGACAAATTgcctaaaatacattttttgcacATGTCTAGGGGTTAATCCATTAGCAATTGTAGAGAATTGATGAGGGAATTGCAAATTATAGGACAACATATTTGAGcgtgagcttaaccccttaagacacatgacatgtgtgacatgtcatgattcccttttattccagaagtttggtccttaaggggttaaatggcagcTAATTAAACAGCTTTGTACATACACTCTTAGAAGTGAGTCACAACTTCGAGGCCGTTCCTCTAGGGTTAAACGAGATACATGACAGCGGTACTTGAGCGTAACACGGAGGGCATTTCCTGGCAATGATTGATATATTAGGGACTTTTAGCAGGCCGTTAACCTTTATAAGATTTGGAGACTTGGTATCCCCCTTCAGCCATCAAAGGGTTATTTGAGTTGTTGCTGTTAGATCATTCTTTCAGTTTACTGTGGAAACAGTGCTTGCAAAATAACAAGTTTAAGACatcaggcccagaggaggcgggctgaaagctagccggataggaggcatgtgtgggtgtggtgggtgtgggtgtaaaatgggtgtggcatttgggttaagggtttgggtggggttgtataaataacggacattttgtccccttcacctcagccatcttaaaataacggcaaggtgacaatctctTTCCTATTATTGTGTTGCTTTGCTTACCCCACGGCCAGAAGCATGGATATTGACGGAATCCTTGCTGCTCTTCGGGCTGAGGCCCTCCAggacggtggccggcacctgcaggcccagctggtaagGCTGCAGGGTGCCTCCCTGGTAGCTGCTCCCTCGGTCGGCAGCCAGGGTACTCCGCGCCGCCGGGCGCGTCCTCCTACCCGTTATAGCCCCTCGCGGGAGGGTCGGGTGaggggtaggagcaggagcccCGTTGCCGGCCCGCGCGCCAGGTCCCCCGCGGCCGCGGGCGGCAACGTGTCTGTGCAGCCTGTCGCCTCCTCCCCGAGGCGGTCTAGAGCTACCCGTGCGGCTGCCGCTTCTCGGGGAGGTGATGGCCATCCCGCGCCGGTTCCTGCTCCTGTGATCTCGCGGGCctccaggaggtcgtccgcgagaTCACTCTCCAGCTCAACAATGGCGACAACCCGAGCACCTGA is a genomic window of Pelobates fuscus isolate aPelFus1 chromosome 8, aPelFus1.pri, whole genome shotgun sequence containing:
- the DES gene encoding desmin isoform X2; amino-acid sequence: MSRSYSSTQRVSSYRRAFGGGSPSFTRSSYGAKSGASSSLSSRVYQVSQSAASPSYSSFKASRLTPARSNYSADVLDFSLADAMNQEFLQTRTNEKVELQELNDRFVNYIEKVRYLEQQNQILVNEVNRIKGKEPTRVSELYEEEMRELRRQVDILTNQRARVEVERDNYIDDLQKLKQRLQEEIQLKEEAENNLSAFRGDVDAATLARIDLERRIESLQEEIAFLKKIHEEEIRDLQAQLQEQHVQVELDVSKPDLTAALRDIRSQYENIAAKNISEAEDWYKSKVSDLNQAAQKNNDSLRQAKQEMMEYRHQIQSYTCEIDALKGTNDSLLRQMRDLEERFGGEASGYQETISRLEEEIRNLKDDMARHLREYQDLLNVKMALDVEIATYRKLLEGEESRITLPIQTYSALSFRETSPEQRASEVHTKKTVMIKTIETRDGELSD
- the DES gene encoding desmin isoform X1 yields the protein MSRSYSSTQRVSSYRRAFGGGSPSFTRSSYGAKSGASSSLSSRVYQVSQSAASPSYSSFKASRLTPARSNYSADVLDFSLADAMNQEFLQTRTNEKVELQELNDRFVNYIEKVRYLEQQNQILVNEVNRIKGKEPTRVSELYEEEMRELRRQVDILTNQRARVEVERDNYIDDLQKLKQRLQEEIQLKEEAENNLSAFRGDVDAATLARIDLERRIESLQEEIAFLKKIHEEEIRDLQAQLQEQHVQVELDVSKPDLTAALRDIRSQYENIAAKNISEAEDWYKSKVSDLNQAAQKNNDSLRQAKQEMMEYRHQIQSYTCEIDALKGTNDSLLRQMRDLEERFGGEASGYQETISRLEEEIRNLKDDMARHLREYQDLLNVKMALDVEIATYRKLLEGEESRITLPIQTYSALSFRETSPEQRASEVHTKKTVMIKTIETRDGEVVSEASQQHQEVL